In the Solibacillus sp. FSL K6-1523 genome, one interval contains:
- a CDS encoding ArsR/SmtB family transcription factor, whose amino-acid sequence MTKETCEVITINEEAVQRVQQQMPELSKVARFLKALADETRLKIAYALTIEKRLCVCDVAAIIGSSTATASHHLRYLKEHALAKSTREGKLMYYSLADDHVYQIVTIAYEHSRE is encoded by the coding sequence GTGACAAAGGAAACTTGTGAAGTGATTACGATTAATGAAGAGGCAGTACAACGTGTACAACAACAAATGCCAGAGCTTTCAAAAGTTGCTAGGTTTTTAAAAGCACTAGCAGATGAAACGCGCTTAAAAATTGCTTACGCTTTAACGATAGAGAAACGATTGTGCGTATGTGATGTTGCGGCGATTATTGGTTCAAGTACAGCAACCGCCTCCCATCATTTACGCTATTTAAAAGAACATGCTTTAGCAAAATCGACACGTGAAGGTAAGTTGATGTACTACTCATTAGCGGATGACCATGTTTATCAAATCGTTACAATTGCATACGAACATTCAAGGGAGTGA